A single region of the Malus sylvestris chromosome 8, drMalSylv7.2, whole genome shotgun sequence genome encodes:
- the LOC126632966 gene encoding protein EMBRYONIC FLOWER 1-like isoform X3, with protein sequence MEKGLLIDNNHKRNGPIIASKMVGSFVKIDSISIDLPDANDKGSSHVGNCEHFSIRGYVAEVRKKNWKLCCPFPLDGELDKFDQEPTSLLPPLDPPKFRRWSCQNCVLETGSESIARDHGTDIRIGSDSNNKCAQVPHHSDAPLLLLDSEQGSISKTVDGKRVEVYVSVDGIGNKQHPSSSPFDKKEGRHEVAPTAITVNKNVLDDYASHEMPRLNSVEAEVDPKRTQERHKAEAVNLEGNGSVEVWKSGCESRDDTNIKLHFSNNKLFWNKNLTQTSEAECRPSAEENHKESMNASGTCKIVGTVDRAGDATKGQTNINHPLHECDYASSENLDKSSSLNRKKGRKVRVRLLSELGDAKPDFFRTEDSPSNRISNTSGAGTVSQGQVSVQESAIVDLGENNKRKLPEEEEQRSQGTSLPKSLNRKVKTSKRDEETTRRVEDSELEEDAVARISLQADMRSNWNRSEIERIPAVGKKKIMKSNDIGVCSSLVRPKDIVPIEALDKVGSSSKGRKSGSCKRKDKMPEVDTGLASLFPWLTKGPNTRKDAEFMQTGHPFHRAEDSPAEKGLNLSLNSYLSAQRDDRKFIPQSEDGFPSWSTRKDGTGKLDEFIRKNAEANANLNRLPKPVSDAFSGKIGHDDRSSKFFTYSMPIPNEKQNYRSQVEGSLLQQMDISRARNKEKIIEVPKNSAVPVSRKDSNHRAEKTSHKGAADDIPMEIVEFMAKNHYERNQKVLEADHSYGFGNLRILEETGQKRKPQARKAKDGATARKNVGPSKQKLVDFSTYIPEKDTFRLDQMHCPTGFNAFSQPKKKMSTREQFPTAGYSSCSCAQNCKWNGDMMSHGLSNSSLRPSVPQSKEEAARLWSPAMPAQTPLMHYNPQKCAAQPSNVDMLSHPPGSLHKGNFHGDYGLKLFNLNATNPEKHIEGVGSEPFSRTNAEYSFTGKRNGTEPPKSSAGSFDLYSNETIPAMHLLSLMDAGMRSSPPFSIAGNPKFPKRPIDFYSKEYSAVDAGGYKVTDTMKHPSSSCCGKNHISEKSLDLFPMNPGGTSTSSYPKGFKRAAVENRGSGSQNSAFKGGVLGKNHGTIPVMHKGLATLADSMMFPQHHHNTEYPMLQKLDTHNANGAMRPPRSSPNSLICTINKNPAEFSLPEDGNEYMISGKDLKVGKQRHGFVQVDQNKQLKKRKQTTGKGRAQQ encoded by the exons TGGTTATGTAGCTGAAGTTCGCAAAAAGAATTGGAAGCTTTGTTGTCCATTTCCTCTGGATGGTGAGTTGGACAAGTTTGATCAGGAGCCAACATCCTTGCTTCCTCCTTTGGATCCTCCAAAATTCAGAAGGTGGTCTTGCCAGAATTGCGTGCTGGAAACTGGTTCTGAGAGTATTGCAAGAGATCATGGTACAGACATTCGTATTGGATCTGATTCCAATAACAAGTGTGCTCAGGTCCCACACCACAGTGATGCTCCACTGCTTCTGTTAGATTCTGAACAAGGTTCAATTTCAAAAACTGTTGATGGAAAAAGAGTTGAAGTTTATGTTTCTGTTGATGGAATTGGCAATAAGCAACATCCTTCGTCATCTCCCTTTGATAAGAAAGAAGGGAGGCATGAAGTTGCACCCACTGCCATCACAG TGAATAAGAATGTCTTAGATGATTATGCGAGTCATGAAATGCCGAGACTCAATTCTGTTGAGGCAGAAGTTGACCCAAAAAGGACGCAGGAGAGACATAAAG cagAAGCAGTAAATTTGGAGGGCAATGGATCTGTTGAAGTCTGGAAATCAGGATGTGAAAGTCGTGATGATACCAACATTAAGCTCCATTTTTCAAACAACAAATTATTCTGGAATAAGAACCTCACCCAGACTAGTGAAGCCGAGTGCCGACCTTCTGcagaagaaaatcacaaggagtCAATGAATGCTTCTGGGACATGTAAGATAGTCGGAACTGTTGACAGGGCAGGTGATGCTACCAAGGGCCAGACCAACATTAATCATCCTCTGCATGAGTGTGATTATGCATCTTCTGAAAATCTTGATAAGTCAAGTAGTTTGAATCGTAAGAAAGGTAGGAAGGTGCGTGTGCGTCTGCTGAGTGAGTTGGGTGATGCAAAGCCTGATTTCTTCAGGACGGAAGATTCTCCATCCAACAGAATTAGTAATACATCTGGGGCAGGAACTGTTTCCCAAGGCCAGGTGTCTGTCCAAGAAAGTGCTATAGTGGATCTTGGTGAGAATAACAAAAGGAAATTGCCTGAGGAAGAGGAACAGAGAAGCCAAGGGACGAGCCTTCCAAAAAGTTTGAATAGAAAAGTTAAGACTTCCAAGCGAGATGAAGAAACCACCAGACGCGTTGAGGATTCTGAATTAGAAGAAGATGCAGTTGCCAGAATATCTTTGCAGGCAGATATGAGGAGCAACTGGAATAGATCTGAAATTGAACGAATCCCGGCTGTTGGTAagaagaaaattatgaaatccAATGATATTGGTGTATGTTCATCCTTAGTCCGACCCAAAGATATTGTGCCAATAGAAGCGCTAGACAAAGTTGGAAGTTCAAGTAAAG GTAGAAAGTCTGGTTCCTGTAAGCGGAAAGACAAGATGCCAGAAGTTGATACTGGACTGGCTTCTCTATTTCCTTGGCTCACGAAAGGTCCAAATACTAGGAAAGATGCAGAATTCATGCAAACTGGGCATCCATTTCATCGGGCAGAGGACTCACCCGCTGAAAAAGGGTTGAATCTTTCTCTTAACAGCTATTTGTCTGCTCAAAGAGATGACAGGAAATTTATTCCTCAATCCGAAGATGGATTTCCTTCCTGGTCAACTCGGAAAGATGGCACCGGCAAACTAGATGAGTTTATTAGGAAAAATGCGGAAGCCAACGCAAATCTGAACAGACTTCCTAAACCTGTTTCagatgcattttctgggaaaataggGCATGATGATCGCAGTAGTAAATTTTTCACCTACAGCATGCCTATCCCGAATGAGAAGCAAAACTATCGCTCCCAGGTTGAAGGGAGTTTGTTGCAGCAAATG GATATTTCTCGTGCAAGAAACAAGGAGAAAATCATTGAGGTTCCGAAAAATTCAGCTGTGCCTGTTAGTAGGAAAGATAGCAACCATAGAGCTGAAAAGACGTCTCATAAAGGAGCTGCAGATGACATACCGATGGAAATTGTTGAATTCATGGCAAAAAATCATTATGAGAGAAATCAGAAAGTTTTGGAAGCAGATCATAGTTATGGCTTTGGAAACTTAAGAATATTAGAGGAAACAGGTCAGAAACGAAAACCTCAGGCAAGAAAGGCAAAAGATGGTGCAACAGCAAGAAAAAATGTGGGACCTTCCAAACAGAAGTTAGTTGACTTTTCTACTTATATCCCCGAAAAAGACACATTTCGTCTTGATCAAATGCATTGCCCTACAGGGTTTAATGCATTCAGTCAGCCTAAaaagaagatgagtactcgagagcaatttccTACTGCTGGTTACAGCAGCTGTAGTTGTGCTCAAAATTGCAAATGGAATGGAGATATGATGAGCCATGGGTTGTCAAATTCTAGCTTGCGTCCGTCTGTTCCACAATCAAAGGAAGAAGCAGCTCGCTTATGGTCACCTGCAATGCCAGCTCAAACTCCCTTAATGCATTACAATCCTCAAAAGTGTGCAGCTCAGCCTTCTAATGTCGATATGCTTTCACACCCTCCAGGCTCGCTGCATAAGGGAAATTTCCATGGTGATTATGGCctgaaattatttaatttaaatgcTACCAACCCGGAAAAGCATATTGAAGGTGTTGGTTCTGAACCTTTCAGCAGAACAAATGCAGAGTACTCATTCACTGGCAAACGTAACGGGACTGAGCCTCCTAAGAGTTCAGCGGGTTCTTTTGATCTATATTCCAATGAAACCATACCAGCAATGCATTTGCTCAGCCTCATGGATGCAGGTATGCGGTCAAGTCCGCCCTTCAGCATTGCTGGAAACCCGAAATTTCCCAAGAGACCCATTGATTTTTACTCGAAGGAGTATTCTGCGGTGGATGCTGGTGGTTATAAGGTTACCGATACTATGAAGCATCCATCATCCAGTTGTTGCGGCAAAAATCACATTTCTGAGAAGTCTCTTGACCTTTTTCCTATGAATCCTGGTGGTACATCTACCTCTTCCTATCCTAAAGGATTCAAAAGGGCTGCCGTAGAGAATAGAGGCTCCGGATCCCAGAATTCTGCATTTAAAGGTGGTGTTTTGGGCAAAAATCATGGAACTATCCCTGTTATGCACAAAGGACTCGCTACACTGGCTGATTCTATGATGTTTCCCCAGCACCACCACAACACTGAATATCCAATGCTGCAGAAATTAGATACTCATAATGCTAATGGGGCCATGAGGCCTCCAAGGAGCAGTCCCAATTCTTTAATCTGCACTATAAACAAAAACCCAGCTGAGTTTAGCTTGCCAGAAGATGGCAATGAGTACATGATTAGCGGGAAAGACTTAAAAGTTGGGAAGCAGAGGCACGGCTTTGTACAAGTAGATCAGAACAAGCAGCTGAAGAAGAGGAAACAGACTACAGGAAAAGGACGCGCACAACAATGA
- the LOC126632966 gene encoding protein EMBRYONIC FLOWER 1-like isoform X1, translated as MEKGLLIDNNHKRNGPIIASKMVGSFVKIDSISIDLPDANDKGSSHVGNCEHFSIRGYVAEVRKKNWKLCCPFPLDGELDKFDQEPTSLLPPLDPPKFRRWSCQNCVLETGSESIARDHGTDIRIGSDSNNKCAQVPHHSDAPLLLLDSEQGSISKTVDGKRVEVYVSVDGIGNKQHPSSSPFDKKEGRHEVAPTAITVNKNVLDDYASHEMPRLNSVEAEVDPKRTQERHKAEAVNLEGNGSVEVWKSGCESRDDTNIKLHFSNNKLFWNKNLTQTSEAECRPSAEENHKESMNASGTCKIVGTVDRAGDATKGQTNINHPLHECDYASSENLDKSSSLNRKKGRKVRVRLLSELGDAKPDFFRTEDSPSNRISNTSGAGTVSQGQVSVQESAIVDLGENNKRKLPEEEEQRSQGTSLPKSLNRKVKTSKRDEETTRRVEDSELEEDAVARISLQADMRSNWNRSEIERIPAVGKKKIMKSNDIGVCSSLVRPKDIVPIEALDKVGSSSKGNATTIASSIPAYDASTVREIDQIALPAPKAGRKSGSCKRKDKMPEVDTGLASLFPWLTKGPNTRKDAEFMQTGHPFHRAEDSPAEKGLNLSLNSYLSAQRDDRKFIPQSEDGFPSWSTRKDGTGKLDEFIRKNAEANANLNRLPKPVSDAFSGKIGHDDRSSKFFTYSMPIPNEKQNYRSQVEGSLLQQMDISRARNKEKIIEVPKNSAVPVSRKDSNHRAEKTSHKGAADDIPMEIVEFMAKNHYERNQKVLEADHSYGFGNLRILEETGQKRKPQARKAKDGATARKNVGPSKQKLVDFSTYIPEKDTFRLDQMHCPTGFNAFSQPKKKMSTREQFPTAGYSSCSCAQNCKWNGDMMSHGLSNSSLRPSVPQSKEEAARLWSPAMPAQTPLMHYNPQKCAAQPSNVDMLSHPPGSLHKGNFHGDYGLKLFNLNATNPEKHIEGVGSEPFSRTNAEYSFTGKRNGTEPPKSSAGSFDLYSNETIPAMHLLSLMDAGMRSSPPFSIAGNPKFPKRPIDFYSKEYSAVDAGGYKVTDTMKHPSSSCCGKNHISEKSLDLFPMNPGGTSTSSYPKGFKRAAVENRGSGSQNSAFKGGVLGKNHGTIPVMHKGLATLADSMMFPQHHHNTEYPMLQKLDTHNANGAMRPPRSSPNSLICTINKNPAEFSLPEDGNEYMISGKDLKVGKQRHGFVQVDQNKQLKKRKQTTGKGRAQQ; from the exons TGGTTATGTAGCTGAAGTTCGCAAAAAGAATTGGAAGCTTTGTTGTCCATTTCCTCTGGATGGTGAGTTGGACAAGTTTGATCAGGAGCCAACATCCTTGCTTCCTCCTTTGGATCCTCCAAAATTCAGAAGGTGGTCTTGCCAGAATTGCGTGCTGGAAACTGGTTCTGAGAGTATTGCAAGAGATCATGGTACAGACATTCGTATTGGATCTGATTCCAATAACAAGTGTGCTCAGGTCCCACACCACAGTGATGCTCCACTGCTTCTGTTAGATTCTGAACAAGGTTCAATTTCAAAAACTGTTGATGGAAAAAGAGTTGAAGTTTATGTTTCTGTTGATGGAATTGGCAATAAGCAACATCCTTCGTCATCTCCCTTTGATAAGAAAGAAGGGAGGCATGAAGTTGCACCCACTGCCATCACAG TGAATAAGAATGTCTTAGATGATTATGCGAGTCATGAAATGCCGAGACTCAATTCTGTTGAGGCAGAAGTTGACCCAAAAAGGACGCAGGAGAGACATAAAG cagAAGCAGTAAATTTGGAGGGCAATGGATCTGTTGAAGTCTGGAAATCAGGATGTGAAAGTCGTGATGATACCAACATTAAGCTCCATTTTTCAAACAACAAATTATTCTGGAATAAGAACCTCACCCAGACTAGTGAAGCCGAGTGCCGACCTTCTGcagaagaaaatcacaaggagtCAATGAATGCTTCTGGGACATGTAAGATAGTCGGAACTGTTGACAGGGCAGGTGATGCTACCAAGGGCCAGACCAACATTAATCATCCTCTGCATGAGTGTGATTATGCATCTTCTGAAAATCTTGATAAGTCAAGTAGTTTGAATCGTAAGAAAGGTAGGAAGGTGCGTGTGCGTCTGCTGAGTGAGTTGGGTGATGCAAAGCCTGATTTCTTCAGGACGGAAGATTCTCCATCCAACAGAATTAGTAATACATCTGGGGCAGGAACTGTTTCCCAAGGCCAGGTGTCTGTCCAAGAAAGTGCTATAGTGGATCTTGGTGAGAATAACAAAAGGAAATTGCCTGAGGAAGAGGAACAGAGAAGCCAAGGGACGAGCCTTCCAAAAAGTTTGAATAGAAAAGTTAAGACTTCCAAGCGAGATGAAGAAACCACCAGACGCGTTGAGGATTCTGAATTAGAAGAAGATGCAGTTGCCAGAATATCTTTGCAGGCAGATATGAGGAGCAACTGGAATAGATCTGAAATTGAACGAATCCCGGCTGTTGGTAagaagaaaattatgaaatccAATGATATTGGTGTATGTTCATCCTTAGTCCGACCCAAAGATATTGTGCCAATAGAAGCGCTAGACAAAGTTGGAAGTTCAAGTAAAGGTAATGCTACTACAATAGCTTCTTCTATTCCTGCGTATGATGCATCCACAGTTAGAGAGATAGATCAAATTGCTTTGCCTGCCCCAAAAGCAGGTAGAAAGTCTGGTTCCTGTAAGCGGAAAGACAAGATGCCAGAAGTTGATACTGGACTGGCTTCTCTATTTCCTTGGCTCACGAAAGGTCCAAATACTAGGAAAGATGCAGAATTCATGCAAACTGGGCATCCATTTCATCGGGCAGAGGACTCACCCGCTGAAAAAGGGTTGAATCTTTCTCTTAACAGCTATTTGTCTGCTCAAAGAGATGACAGGAAATTTATTCCTCAATCCGAAGATGGATTTCCTTCCTGGTCAACTCGGAAAGATGGCACCGGCAAACTAGATGAGTTTATTAGGAAAAATGCGGAAGCCAACGCAAATCTGAACAGACTTCCTAAACCTGTTTCagatgcattttctgggaaaataggGCATGATGATCGCAGTAGTAAATTTTTCACCTACAGCATGCCTATCCCGAATGAGAAGCAAAACTATCGCTCCCAGGTTGAAGGGAGTTTGTTGCAGCAAATG GATATTTCTCGTGCAAGAAACAAGGAGAAAATCATTGAGGTTCCGAAAAATTCAGCTGTGCCTGTTAGTAGGAAAGATAGCAACCATAGAGCTGAAAAGACGTCTCATAAAGGAGCTGCAGATGACATACCGATGGAAATTGTTGAATTCATGGCAAAAAATCATTATGAGAGAAATCAGAAAGTTTTGGAAGCAGATCATAGTTATGGCTTTGGAAACTTAAGAATATTAGAGGAAACAGGTCAGAAACGAAAACCTCAGGCAAGAAAGGCAAAAGATGGTGCAACAGCAAGAAAAAATGTGGGACCTTCCAAACAGAAGTTAGTTGACTTTTCTACTTATATCCCCGAAAAAGACACATTTCGTCTTGATCAAATGCATTGCCCTACAGGGTTTAATGCATTCAGTCAGCCTAAaaagaagatgagtactcgagagcaatttccTACTGCTGGTTACAGCAGCTGTAGTTGTGCTCAAAATTGCAAATGGAATGGAGATATGATGAGCCATGGGTTGTCAAATTCTAGCTTGCGTCCGTCTGTTCCACAATCAAAGGAAGAAGCAGCTCGCTTATGGTCACCTGCAATGCCAGCTCAAACTCCCTTAATGCATTACAATCCTCAAAAGTGTGCAGCTCAGCCTTCTAATGTCGATATGCTTTCACACCCTCCAGGCTCGCTGCATAAGGGAAATTTCCATGGTGATTATGGCctgaaattatttaatttaaatgcTACCAACCCGGAAAAGCATATTGAAGGTGTTGGTTCTGAACCTTTCAGCAGAACAAATGCAGAGTACTCATTCACTGGCAAACGTAACGGGACTGAGCCTCCTAAGAGTTCAGCGGGTTCTTTTGATCTATATTCCAATGAAACCATACCAGCAATGCATTTGCTCAGCCTCATGGATGCAGGTATGCGGTCAAGTCCGCCCTTCAGCATTGCTGGAAACCCGAAATTTCCCAAGAGACCCATTGATTTTTACTCGAAGGAGTATTCTGCGGTGGATGCTGGTGGTTATAAGGTTACCGATACTATGAAGCATCCATCATCCAGTTGTTGCGGCAAAAATCACATTTCTGAGAAGTCTCTTGACCTTTTTCCTATGAATCCTGGTGGTACATCTACCTCTTCCTATCCTAAAGGATTCAAAAGGGCTGCCGTAGAGAATAGAGGCTCCGGATCCCAGAATTCTGCATTTAAAGGTGGTGTTTTGGGCAAAAATCATGGAACTATCCCTGTTATGCACAAAGGACTCGCTACACTGGCTGATTCTATGATGTTTCCCCAGCACCACCACAACACTGAATATCCAATGCTGCAGAAATTAGATACTCATAATGCTAATGGGGCCATGAGGCCTCCAAGGAGCAGTCCCAATTCTTTAATCTGCACTATAAACAAAAACCCAGCTGAGTTTAGCTTGCCAGAAGATGGCAATGAGTACATGATTAGCGGGAAAGACTTAAAAGTTGGGAAGCAGAGGCACGGCTTTGTACAAGTAGATCAGAACAAGCAGCTGAAGAAGAGGAAACAGACTACAGGAAAAGGACGCGCACAACAATGA
- the LOC126632966 gene encoding protein EMBRYONIC FLOWER 1-like isoform X2, which translates to MEKGLLIDNNHKRNGPIIASKMVGSFVKIDSISIDLPDANDKGSSHVGNCEHFSIRGYVAEVRKKNWKLCCPFPLDGELDKFDQEPTSLLPPLDPPKFRRWSCQNCVLETGSESIARDHGTDIRIGSDSNNKCAQVPHHSDAPLLLLDSEQGSISKTVDGKRVEVYVSVDGIGNKQHPSSSPFDKKEGRHEVAPTAITVNKNVLDDYASHEMPRLNSVEAEVDPKRTQERHKEAVNLEGNGSVEVWKSGCESRDDTNIKLHFSNNKLFWNKNLTQTSEAECRPSAEENHKESMNASGTCKIVGTVDRAGDATKGQTNINHPLHECDYASSENLDKSSSLNRKKGRKVRVRLLSELGDAKPDFFRTEDSPSNRISNTSGAGTVSQGQVSVQESAIVDLGENNKRKLPEEEEQRSQGTSLPKSLNRKVKTSKRDEETTRRVEDSELEEDAVARISLQADMRSNWNRSEIERIPAVGKKKIMKSNDIGVCSSLVRPKDIVPIEALDKVGSSSKGNATTIASSIPAYDASTVREIDQIALPAPKAGRKSGSCKRKDKMPEVDTGLASLFPWLTKGPNTRKDAEFMQTGHPFHRAEDSPAEKGLNLSLNSYLSAQRDDRKFIPQSEDGFPSWSTRKDGTGKLDEFIRKNAEANANLNRLPKPVSDAFSGKIGHDDRSSKFFTYSMPIPNEKQNYRSQVEGSLLQQMDISRARNKEKIIEVPKNSAVPVSRKDSNHRAEKTSHKGAADDIPMEIVEFMAKNHYERNQKVLEADHSYGFGNLRILEETGQKRKPQARKAKDGATARKNVGPSKQKLVDFSTYIPEKDTFRLDQMHCPTGFNAFSQPKKKMSTREQFPTAGYSSCSCAQNCKWNGDMMSHGLSNSSLRPSVPQSKEEAARLWSPAMPAQTPLMHYNPQKCAAQPSNVDMLSHPPGSLHKGNFHGDYGLKLFNLNATNPEKHIEGVGSEPFSRTNAEYSFTGKRNGTEPPKSSAGSFDLYSNETIPAMHLLSLMDAGMRSSPPFSIAGNPKFPKRPIDFYSKEYSAVDAGGYKVTDTMKHPSSSCCGKNHISEKSLDLFPMNPGGTSTSSYPKGFKRAAVENRGSGSQNSAFKGGVLGKNHGTIPVMHKGLATLADSMMFPQHHHNTEYPMLQKLDTHNANGAMRPPRSSPNSLICTINKNPAEFSLPEDGNEYMISGKDLKVGKQRHGFVQVDQNKQLKKRKQTTGKGRAQQ; encoded by the exons TGGTTATGTAGCTGAAGTTCGCAAAAAGAATTGGAAGCTTTGTTGTCCATTTCCTCTGGATGGTGAGTTGGACAAGTTTGATCAGGAGCCAACATCCTTGCTTCCTCCTTTGGATCCTCCAAAATTCAGAAGGTGGTCTTGCCAGAATTGCGTGCTGGAAACTGGTTCTGAGAGTATTGCAAGAGATCATGGTACAGACATTCGTATTGGATCTGATTCCAATAACAAGTGTGCTCAGGTCCCACACCACAGTGATGCTCCACTGCTTCTGTTAGATTCTGAACAAGGTTCAATTTCAAAAACTGTTGATGGAAAAAGAGTTGAAGTTTATGTTTCTGTTGATGGAATTGGCAATAAGCAACATCCTTCGTCATCTCCCTTTGATAAGAAAGAAGGGAGGCATGAAGTTGCACCCACTGCCATCACAG TGAATAAGAATGTCTTAGATGATTATGCGAGTCATGAAATGCCGAGACTCAATTCTGTTGAGGCAGAAGTTGACCCAAAAAGGACGCAGGAGAGACATAAAG AAGCAGTAAATTTGGAGGGCAATGGATCTGTTGAAGTCTGGAAATCAGGATGTGAAAGTCGTGATGATACCAACATTAAGCTCCATTTTTCAAACAACAAATTATTCTGGAATAAGAACCTCACCCAGACTAGTGAAGCCGAGTGCCGACCTTCTGcagaagaaaatcacaaggagtCAATGAATGCTTCTGGGACATGTAAGATAGTCGGAACTGTTGACAGGGCAGGTGATGCTACCAAGGGCCAGACCAACATTAATCATCCTCTGCATGAGTGTGATTATGCATCTTCTGAAAATCTTGATAAGTCAAGTAGTTTGAATCGTAAGAAAGGTAGGAAGGTGCGTGTGCGTCTGCTGAGTGAGTTGGGTGATGCAAAGCCTGATTTCTTCAGGACGGAAGATTCTCCATCCAACAGAATTAGTAATACATCTGGGGCAGGAACTGTTTCCCAAGGCCAGGTGTCTGTCCAAGAAAGTGCTATAGTGGATCTTGGTGAGAATAACAAAAGGAAATTGCCTGAGGAAGAGGAACAGAGAAGCCAAGGGACGAGCCTTCCAAAAAGTTTGAATAGAAAAGTTAAGACTTCCAAGCGAGATGAAGAAACCACCAGACGCGTTGAGGATTCTGAATTAGAAGAAGATGCAGTTGCCAGAATATCTTTGCAGGCAGATATGAGGAGCAACTGGAATAGATCTGAAATTGAACGAATCCCGGCTGTTGGTAagaagaaaattatgaaatccAATGATATTGGTGTATGTTCATCCTTAGTCCGACCCAAAGATATTGTGCCAATAGAAGCGCTAGACAAAGTTGGAAGTTCAAGTAAAGGTAATGCTACTACAATAGCTTCTTCTATTCCTGCGTATGATGCATCCACAGTTAGAGAGATAGATCAAATTGCTTTGCCTGCCCCAAAAGCAGGTAGAAAGTCTGGTTCCTGTAAGCGGAAAGACAAGATGCCAGAAGTTGATACTGGACTGGCTTCTCTATTTCCTTGGCTCACGAAAGGTCCAAATACTAGGAAAGATGCAGAATTCATGCAAACTGGGCATCCATTTCATCGGGCAGAGGACTCACCCGCTGAAAAAGGGTTGAATCTTTCTCTTAACAGCTATTTGTCTGCTCAAAGAGATGACAGGAAATTTATTCCTCAATCCGAAGATGGATTTCCTTCCTGGTCAACTCGGAAAGATGGCACCGGCAAACTAGATGAGTTTATTAGGAAAAATGCGGAAGCCAACGCAAATCTGAACAGACTTCCTAAACCTGTTTCagatgcattttctgggaaaataggGCATGATGATCGCAGTAGTAAATTTTTCACCTACAGCATGCCTATCCCGAATGAGAAGCAAAACTATCGCTCCCAGGTTGAAGGGAGTTTGTTGCAGCAAATG GATATTTCTCGTGCAAGAAACAAGGAGAAAATCATTGAGGTTCCGAAAAATTCAGCTGTGCCTGTTAGTAGGAAAGATAGCAACCATAGAGCTGAAAAGACGTCTCATAAAGGAGCTGCAGATGACATACCGATGGAAATTGTTGAATTCATGGCAAAAAATCATTATGAGAGAAATCAGAAAGTTTTGGAAGCAGATCATAGTTATGGCTTTGGAAACTTAAGAATATTAGAGGAAACAGGTCAGAAACGAAAACCTCAGGCAAGAAAGGCAAAAGATGGTGCAACAGCAAGAAAAAATGTGGGACCTTCCAAACAGAAGTTAGTTGACTTTTCTACTTATATCCCCGAAAAAGACACATTTCGTCTTGATCAAATGCATTGCCCTACAGGGTTTAATGCATTCAGTCAGCCTAAaaagaagatgagtactcgagagcaatttccTACTGCTGGTTACAGCAGCTGTAGTTGTGCTCAAAATTGCAAATGGAATGGAGATATGATGAGCCATGGGTTGTCAAATTCTAGCTTGCGTCCGTCTGTTCCACAATCAAAGGAAGAAGCAGCTCGCTTATGGTCACCTGCAATGCCAGCTCAAACTCCCTTAATGCATTACAATCCTCAAAAGTGTGCAGCTCAGCCTTCTAATGTCGATATGCTTTCACACCCTCCAGGCTCGCTGCATAAGGGAAATTTCCATGGTGATTATGGCctgaaattatttaatttaaatgcTACCAACCCGGAAAAGCATATTGAAGGTGTTGGTTCTGAACCTTTCAGCAGAACAAATGCAGAGTACTCATTCACTGGCAAACGTAACGGGACTGAGCCTCCTAAGAGTTCAGCGGGTTCTTTTGATCTATATTCCAATGAAACCATACCAGCAATGCATTTGCTCAGCCTCATGGATGCAGGTATGCGGTCAAGTCCGCCCTTCAGCATTGCTGGAAACCCGAAATTTCCCAAGAGACCCATTGATTTTTACTCGAAGGAGTATTCTGCGGTGGATGCTGGTGGTTATAAGGTTACCGATACTATGAAGCATCCATCATCCAGTTGTTGCGGCAAAAATCACATTTCTGAGAAGTCTCTTGACCTTTTTCCTATGAATCCTGGTGGTACATCTACCTCTTCCTATCCTAAAGGATTCAAAAGGGCTGCCGTAGAGAATAGAGGCTCCGGATCCCAGAATTCTGCATTTAAAGGTGGTGTTTTGGGCAAAAATCATGGAACTATCCCTGTTATGCACAAAGGACTCGCTACACTGGCTGATTCTATGATGTTTCCCCAGCACCACCACAACACTGAATATCCAATGCTGCAGAAATTAGATACTCATAATGCTAATGGGGCCATGAGGCCTCCAAGGAGCAGTCCCAATTCTTTAATCTGCACTATAAACAAAAACCCAGCTGAGTTTAGCTTGCCAGAAGATGGCAATGAGTACATGATTAGCGGGAAAGACTTAAAAGTTGGGAAGCAGAGGCACGGCTTTGTACAAGTAGATCAGAACAAGCAGCTGAAGAAGAGGAAACAGACTACAGGAAAAGGACGCGCACAACAATGA